In Streptomyces sp. NBC_00483, a single window of DNA contains:
- a CDS encoding 8-oxoguanine deaminase, with the protein MAPATANRIVIENVAIATVDAHDTEHASGHIVVADNKIESIGAGPAPEGLENVVRRIDGTGHLATPGLVNTHHHFYQWITRGLATDHNLFNWLVALYPTWARIDEQMTYAAAQGSLAMMARGGVTTAMDHHYVFPQGSGDLSGSIIRAASETGVRFTLARGSMDRSEKDGGLPPDFAVETLDGALAATEETVKKHHDDSFDAMTQVAVAPCSPFSVSTELLKQGAELARRLGVRLHTHGSETVEEEKFCHELFGMGPTDYFESTGWLGEDVWMAHSVHMNDSDIAAFGRTKTGVAHCPSSNARLAAGIARVPDMLAAGVPVGLGVDGTASNESGELHTELRNALLINRLGAHREAALNARQALRLGTYGGAQVLGRATQIGSLEAGKLADLVLWKMDTLAHASIADPVTALVFGAAAPVTLSLVNGKPVVEDSRLLHVDEDAIARSTRAEAQRLARITAES; encoded by the coding sequence ATGGCTCCTGCCACGGCAAACCGCATCGTCATCGAGAACGTCGCCATCGCGACGGTCGACGCGCACGACACCGAGCACGCCTCGGGCCACATCGTCGTGGCGGACAACAAGATCGAGTCCATCGGCGCGGGCCCCGCGCCCGAGGGCCTCGAGAACGTGGTCCGACGCATCGACGGCACCGGCCACCTGGCCACGCCCGGCCTCGTCAACACGCACCACCACTTCTACCAGTGGATCACCCGTGGCCTGGCGACGGACCACAACCTGTTCAACTGGCTGGTGGCGCTGTATCCGACGTGGGCGCGCATCGACGAGCAGATGACATACGCGGCGGCGCAGGGCTCACTCGCGATGATGGCCCGCGGCGGTGTCACCACCGCCATGGACCATCACTACGTGTTCCCGCAGGGCTCGGGCGACCTCTCCGGATCGATCATCCGGGCCGCCTCCGAGACAGGCGTGCGCTTCACCCTGGCGCGCGGCTCCATGGACCGCAGCGAGAAGGACGGCGGCCTTCCGCCCGACTTCGCCGTCGAGACCCTCGACGGCGCGCTCGCCGCGACCGAGGAGACCGTCAAGAAGCACCACGACGACTCCTTCGACGCGATGACGCAGGTGGCCGTGGCCCCCTGCTCGCCGTTCTCCGTCTCCACCGAACTCCTCAAGCAGGGCGCCGAGTTGGCGCGCCGCCTCGGGGTGCGGCTGCACACCCACGGCAGCGAGACGGTCGAGGAGGAGAAGTTCTGCCACGAGCTGTTCGGCATGGGCCCGACCGACTACTTCGAGTCGACGGGCTGGCTCGGCGAGGACGTGTGGATGGCGCACAGCGTCCACATGAACGACTCCGACATCGCCGCGTTCGGGCGTACGAAGACGGGTGTGGCGCACTGCCCGTCGTCAAATGCCCGGCTGGCGGCGGGAATTGCCCGCGTACCCGACATGCTGGCGGCCGGCGTGCCGGTCGGCCTCGGCGTCGACGGCACCGCCTCCAACGAGTCGGGCGAACTGCACACGGAACTGCGCAACGCCCTCCTCATCAACCGCCTCGGCGCGCACCGCGAGGCGGCCCTGAACGCCCGTCAGGCGCTGCGCCTCGGGACGTACGGAGGCGCCCAAGTCCTCGGCAGGGCAACCCAGATCGGGTCGCTCGAAGCCGGCAAGCTGGCCGACCTGGTGCTGTGGAAGATGGACACCCTCGCCCACGCATCGATCGCCGACCCGGTGACCGCGCTCGTCTTCGGCGCGGCCGCACCGGTCACCCTCTCCCTCGTGAACGGCAAGCCGGTGGTCGAGGACAGCCGCCTGCTGCACGTCGACGAGGACGCCATCGCACGCTCCACGCGTGCGGAGGCGCAGCGGCTCGCGCGGATCACCGCCGAGAGCTGA
- a CDS encoding nucleobase:cation symporter-2 family protein: MATTGLQHVAAMYAGVVAPPLIVGAAIGLSPKELTFLTGACLFTAGLATFLQTLGIWKIGARLPFVNGVTFAGVAPMLAVVGSTKDKDDALPIIFGAVIVAGVLGFIAAPFFSKLVRFFPPVVTGTVITLIGVSLMPVAFGWAQGPDAKAPDYGSMKNLALAGITLVIVLIIRRFTAGFVKQIAVLLGLVIGTVIAIPFGVTDFSPVGEADIVGFPTPFHFGAPQFAGAAIVSMIVVMVVSMTESTADMLALGEIVERPADEKTIAAGLRADTLGTAISPLFNGFMCSAFAQNIGLVAMTKIRSRFVVAVGGGFLVLMGLCPMAASLIAVVPRPVLGGAGVVLFGSVAASGIQTLVKANLDKDNNVLIVAVSLAVGLIPIAVPEFYHAFPENAKIILDSGISTGCVAAVVLNLLFNHIGKGRDADDVTHPMESGGDIASQRTEPTAAGAH, encoded by the coding sequence ATGGCGACGACCGGCCTCCAGCACGTGGCGGCGATGTACGCGGGCGTGGTCGCGCCCCCGCTCATCGTCGGCGCGGCGATCGGCCTCAGCCCGAAGGAACTGACGTTCTTGACGGGCGCCTGCCTGTTCACGGCGGGACTCGCGACCTTCCTTCAGACGCTCGGCATCTGGAAGATCGGCGCCCGGCTGCCGTTCGTGAACGGCGTGACCTTCGCGGGCGTCGCCCCGATGCTCGCCGTCGTCGGCTCGACGAAGGACAAGGACGACGCGCTGCCGATCATCTTCGGCGCGGTGATCGTCGCGGGTGTGCTCGGCTTCATAGCCGCACCCTTCTTCTCCAAGCTGGTCCGCTTCTTCCCACCGGTCGTCACCGGCACGGTCATCACGCTCATCGGTGTCTCGCTGATGCCGGTCGCGTTCGGCTGGGCACAGGGGCCCGACGCCAAGGCGCCGGACTACGGCTCGATGAAGAACCTGGCGCTCGCGGGCATCACGCTCGTGATCGTGCTGATCATCCGCCGCTTCACGGCGGGCTTCGTCAAGCAGATCGCGGTCCTGCTCGGCCTGGTGATCGGCACGGTGATCGCGATCCCGTTCGGCGTCACGGACTTCTCGCCGGTCGGCGAGGCGGACATCGTCGGCTTCCCGACCCCGTTCCACTTCGGCGCCCCGCAGTTCGCGGGCGCGGCCATCGTCTCGATGATCGTCGTCATGGTCGTCTCGATGACCGAGTCGACCGCCGACATGCTCGCCCTCGGTGAGATCGTCGAGCGCCCGGCCGACGAGAAGACGATCGCGGCCGGTCTGCGCGCCGACACCCTCGGCACCGCCATCAGCCCGCTGTTCAACGGCTTCATGTGCAGTGCGTTCGCCCAGAACATCGGTCTCGTCGCGATGACGAAGATCCGCAGCCGGTTCGTGGTCGCGGTCGGCGGTGGCTTCCTCGTCCTGATGGGCCTGTGCCCGATGGCGGCCTCGCTGATCGCCGTCGTGCCGCGCCCGGTGCTCGGCGGCGCCGGCGTCGTGCTGTTCGGCTCGGTCGCGGCCAGCGGTATCCAGACCCTGGTCAAGGCCAACCTGGACAAGGACAACAACGTCCTCATCGTCGCCGTCTCGCTCGCCGTGGGCCTGATCCCGATCGCGGTGCCGGAGTTCTACCACGCGTTCCCGGAGAACGCGAAGATCATCCTGGACTCGGGCATCTCGACGGGTTGTGTCGCGGCGGTCGTCCTGAACCTGCTGTTCAACCACATCGGCAAGGGGCGCGACGCCGACGACGTTACGCATCCGATGGAGTCGGGCGGCGACATCGCGAGCCAGCGCACCGAGCCGACGGCGGCAGGGGCGCACTGA
- a CDS encoding acyl-CoA thioesterase, translating to MAEQFSVPVEVRGYEIDVNGHLNQAVYLQYAEHARWSFLQHAGLDDKALLGRGVGPVVLETNIRYLRELRAGEVVDVSCAFEFGDGKVFHVHQKIRKADGTVAAEVSAVSGVMDLTERKLVKNPGKIFKELASAPAVLGL from the coding sequence GTGGCAGAGCAGTTTTCCGTGCCGGTCGAGGTGCGCGGGTACGAGATCGACGTCAACGGACACCTCAACCAGGCCGTCTATCTGCAGTACGCGGAGCACGCGCGCTGGTCGTTCCTGCAGCACGCAGGACTCGACGACAAGGCGCTGCTCGGCCGCGGCGTCGGTCCGGTCGTCCTGGAGACGAACATCCGCTATCTGCGGGAGCTGCGCGCGGGCGAGGTCGTCGACGTGAGCTGCGCCTTCGAGTTCGGCGACGGCAAGGTGTTCCACGTCCACCAGAAGATCCGCAAGGCGGACGGCACGGTGGCGGCCGAGGTGTCCGCGGTGAGCGGCGTCATGGACCTCACCGAACGCAAGCTGGTGAAGAACCCGGGGAAGATCTTCAAGGAGCTGGCCTCCGCCCCGGCCGTCCTCGGCCTCTGA
- a CDS encoding histidine phosphatase family protein, producing the protein MGDLLLVRHGETEWALTGQHTGLTDIPLTENGREEARRVAPLVGSYHVGAVFVSPLQRTRETAELAGLTRYTVDSDLHEWDYGAYEGVTTREIQRTRPDWYLFDDGVPPGPPEHPGETPEEVGERADRMLSKVDAALSNYEGSVVLVSHSHFLRVLTARRLGLPPSGGSHFLLSTGTVSRLTFEHGRPVISGWNLRP; encoded by the coding sequence TTGGGTGATCTGCTTCTCGTCCGGCACGGCGAGACCGAATGGGCCCTGACCGGGCAGCACACCGGCCTCACGGACATCCCGCTGACCGAAAACGGCCGGGAGGAGGCGCGCCGCGTCGCGCCCCTCGTCGGCAGTTACCACGTGGGGGCGGTCTTCGTGAGCCCCCTCCAGCGCACCCGCGAGACCGCCGAGCTCGCCGGCCTCACGCGCTACACCGTCGATTCGGACCTGCACGAGTGGGACTACGGCGCGTACGAGGGCGTCACCACACGGGAGATCCAGCGCACCCGGCCCGACTGGTACCTCTTCGACGACGGGGTGCCGCCGGGGCCGCCCGAGCATCCCGGTGAGACGCCGGAGGAGGTGGGCGAGCGGGCCGACCGGATGCTCTCCAAGGTCGACGCGGCGCTCTCCAACTACGAAGGCAGCGTCGTCCTCGTGTCGCACAGCCACTTCCTGCGCGTCCTGACCGCGCGGCGCCTCGGCCTGCCGCCGTCGGGCGGCTCGCACTTCCTGCTGTCGACGGGCACGGTCAGCCGCCTCACCTTCGAGCACGGCAGACCGGTGATCTCCGGCTGGAACCTGCGGCCCTGA
- a CDS encoding DEAD/DEAH box helicase: MSVPELSGVPLSAAAVFLPDPLPRAGRIAFWSPDAPDTPNGQGGSDWAGWSGLAGADGELTLVRSHGSTVRSHKVPALVLPVLDALPLLLRARRTRGAHPAAAAWGAAAAHALHLVARGRLLPGLTASDHDAWRAGPLDEDDVAQVRGIAAALPPEGYATPVPGSKPLRVPQPEALVRALLDAVADALPRTPAAAHAAGAPFAAAAAQHIPRARPWAVEAAAGLDAGVKVSLRLDLSQAALFDGDEFDGEEEPESGSEEGVGARRAGAAIVQVHSLADPTRVVDAAGLWAGEAGEHFGPRARIDAVLAVRRAALAWPPLGRLLEQDVPDVLALSDGELTDLLGPGAARLAKAGVTLHWPRDIARSLTATAVVRAQAAPGSATDGTPFFDSDELLKFNWQVALDGDPLTEREMDLLAESHRAVVRLRDQWVVVDPDLVRKARKRELGLLEPVDALAVALTGEAEIDGERVAAVPAGRLAELRDRLTRGIDTVEPPEGLHATLRDYQLRGLAWLDLMTSLGLGGCLADDMGLGKTVTLIALHLRRARPAPTLVVCPASLLGNWQREIERFAPGVPVRRFHGVDRQLTGVEGGFVLTTYGTLRTRAGELAGHTWGMVVADEAQHVKNPNSATAKALRTIGTPARVALTGTPVENDLSELWALLDWTTPGLLGPLKAFRARHARVVEGEVPLQGQGGTNPEAIERLARLVRPFILRRRKSDPGIVPELPPKTESDHPAPLTREQVSLYEAVVRESMAQIEEAEGIGRRGLIMKLLTSLKQICNHPAQYLKEGQGDGSRPRLAGRSGKLALLDELLDTIVAEDRSVLVFTQYVAMAKLLATHLTTRGIPSQLLHGGSTIVERERMVDRFQSGEVPVFLLSLKAAGTGLNLTRAGHVIHFDRWWNPAVEEQATDRAYRIGQTQPVQVHRLITEGTVEDRIAELLATKRALADAVLGTGEAALTELTDRELTDLVTLRREATR, encoded by the coding sequence GTGAGCGTGCCGGAGCTGTCGGGTGTCCCGCTGAGCGCCGCCGCCGTCTTCCTGCCCGATCCGCTGCCCCGCGCGGGGCGGATCGCCTTCTGGTCCCCGGACGCGCCGGACACTCCGAACGGGCAGGGCGGATCGGACTGGGCGGGCTGGTCGGGCCTTGCGGGGGCCGACGGCGAGCTGACCCTCGTGCGGTCGCACGGCTCCACTGTGCGCAGCCACAAGGTTCCCGCCCTCGTGCTGCCGGTCCTCGACGCGCTGCCGCTGCTGCTGCGGGCCCGCCGCACCCGGGGCGCCCACCCGGCGGCGGCCGCCTGGGGTGCGGCCGCGGCGCACGCCCTGCACCTGGTGGCGCGGGGCCGCCTGCTGCCGGGCCTCACCGCCTCCGACCACGACGCGTGGCGCGCGGGCCCGCTCGACGAGGACGACGTGGCGCAGGTGCGGGGCATCGCCGCCGCCCTGCCGCCCGAGGGGTACGCGACGCCGGTGCCGGGGAGCAAACCGCTGCGGGTCCCGCAGCCGGAGGCACTGGTGCGGGCGCTGCTCGACGCGGTGGCGGACGCGCTGCCGCGTACCCCGGCCGCGGCGCACGCGGCGGGCGCGCCGTTCGCTGCCGCGGCCGCCCAGCACATTCCGCGGGCCCGTCCCTGGGCAGTCGAGGCGGCGGCCGGTCTCGACGCGGGCGTGAAGGTGTCGCTGCGGCTCGACCTGTCGCAGGCCGCATTGTTCGACGGGGACGAATTCGACGGGGAGGAAGAGCCGGAGTCGGGGTCCGAGGAAGGCGTGGGCGCACGCCGCGCGGGCGCCGCCATCGTCCAGGTGCACAGCCTCGCCGACCCCACGCGCGTGGTCGACGCCGCCGGACTGTGGGCCGGGGAGGCCGGTGAGCACTTCGGGCCGCGCGCCCGGATCGACGCGGTCCTCGCGGTGCGCCGGGCCGCGCTCGCCTGGCCGCCGCTCGGCCGCCTCCTGGAGCAGGACGTGCCGGACGTGCTCGCCCTGTCCGACGGTGAGCTGACGGATCTGCTCGGGCCCGGCGCGGCGCGCCTCGCCAAGGCTGGCGTCACCCTGCACTGGCCGCGCGACATCGCCCGCTCCCTCACCGCGACCGCCGTGGTGCGCGCGCAGGCCGCGCCCGGCTCGGCGACCGACGGGACGCCGTTCTTCGACAGCGACGAACTGCTGAAGTTCAACTGGCAGGTGGCGCTCGACGGGGACCCGTTGACCGAGCGCGAGATGGACCTGCTCGCCGAGTCGCACCGCGCGGTGGTGCGGCTGCGCGACCAGTGGGTGGTCGTCGACCCCGATCTCGTACGCAAGGCCCGCAAGCGGGAGTTGGGCCTACTCGAGCCCGTCGACGCGTTGGCGGTCGCGCTGACCGGCGAGGCCGAGATCGACGGGGAGCGGGTCGCGGCCGTGCCCGCGGGCCGCCTCGCCGAGCTGCGCGACCGGCTCACCCGGGGCATCGACACGGTCGAGCCGCCCGAGGGCCTGCATGCGACGCTGCGCGACTACCAACTGCGCGGCCTGGCCTGGCTCGACCTCATGACCTCGCTCGGCCTCGGCGGCTGCCTCGCCGACGACATGGGCCTCGGCAAGACCGTCACGCTCATCGCGCTGCACCTGCGCCGTGCCCGGCCCGCGCCCACGCTCGTCGTCTGCCCGGCGTCGCTGCTCGGCAACTGGCAGCGGGAGATCGAGCGGTTCGCCCCCGGCGTCCCGGTGCGCCGTTTCCACGGCGTGGACCGCCAGCTGACCGGCGTCGAGGGCGGCTTCGTCCTCACCACGTACGGCACCCTGCGCACCCGCGCTGGCGAACTCGCGGGACACACCTGGGGCATGGTCGTGGCCGACGAGGCGCAGCACGTGAAGAACCCCAACTCGGCGACGGCGAAGGCGTTGCGCACGATCGGGACGCCCGCGCGCGTGGCGCTCACCGGCACTCCGGTGGAGAACGACCTGTCCGAGCTGTGGGCCCTGCTCGACTGGACGACACCCGGGCTGCTCGGTCCGCTCAAGGCGTTCCGCGCCCGGCACGCGCGCGTGGTCGAGGGCGAGGTCCCGCTGCAGGGCCAGGGCGGGACGAACCCGGAGGCGATCGAGCGCCTCGCCCGGCTGGTGCGCCCGTTCATCCTGCGCCGCAGGAAGTCCGACCCCGGCATCGTCCCGGAACTGCCCCCGAAGACCGAGTCCGACCACCCCGCGCCGCTCACCCGCGAGCAGGTGTCGCTCTACGAGGCCGTGGTGCGCGAGTCGATGGCGCAGATCGAGGAGGCCGAGGGCATCGGCCGGCGCGGCCTGATCATGAAGCTGCTGACGTCGCTGAAGCAGATCTGCAACCACCCGGCGCAGTACCTCAAGGAGGGCCAGGGCGACGGTTCCCGGCCGCGCCTGGCGGGCCGCTCCGGAAAACTCGCCCTCCTGGACGAGCTGTTGGACACGATCGTGGCCGAGGACCGCTCGGTGCTCGTCTTCACCCAGTACGTGGCCATGGCCAAGCTGCTCGCCACGCACCTGACCACCCGCGGCATTCCCAGCCAGCTTCTGCACGGCGGTAGCACGATCGTCGAGCGGGAGCGCATGGTCGACCGTTTCCAGTCCGGCGAGGTGCCCGTCTTCCTGCTCTCCCTGAAGGCGGCCGGCACCGGACTCAACCTCACGCGCGCGGGGCACGTGATCCACTTCGACCGCTGGTGGAACCCGGCCGTGGAGGAGCAGGCCACGGACCGTGCGTACCGCATCGGGCAGACCCAGCCGGTGCAGGTCCACCGGCTCATCACCGAGGGCACGGTGGAGGACCGGATCGCCGAACTGCTCGCCACCAAGCGGGCGTTGGCGGACGCGGTGCTCGGCACCGGCGAGGCGGCGCTCACCGAGCTGACCGACCGGGAGCTCACGGACCTCGTGACGCTGCGCAGGGAGGCGACGCGATGA
- a CDS encoding SWIM zinc finger family protein, with amino-acid sequence MSPTRRPTRTHRPHVPGRAGADEQARARHLDARRTFPPLPPRAEPGGSFALTWWGNAWVDALEDSALDQGRLARGRAYADRGHVDAITVTPGRVVAYVHGSRPRPYRAELRLRTLPEEAWDRFLGTAAARPEHLASLLDKDVPHALAAAADLLPTVDDITPECTCPDRGHPCKHAAALCYQTARILDEDPFVLFLLRGRGEQELLRELTRRSSVHEAEERSKARAPELDSLPAKDAYAGVRGGQLPPLPPEFPAPRYPERPPSYPQAPDAPDPLALDLLATEAGVRAHALLTTGADPIAPLSPWQDAVRLAAAHPGSGLTAATRALYASLSRGTGRTPTDLARAVAAWRQGGLEGLSVLEEEWDPPAGPFDRARPALLAVGHPDFRPHRNHLSTASVQLRLGRDGWWYGYESDPGRGEWWPRGEPGRDPVSALESLLGGG; translated from the coding sequence ATGAGCCCGACGCGCAGGCCCACCAGGACGCACCGGCCGCACGTGCCGGGGCGCGCGGGCGCCGACGAGCAGGCGCGGGCCCGGCACCTCGACGCGCGCCGCACGTTCCCGCCGCTGCCGCCGCGCGCAGAGCCGGGCGGCAGCTTCGCCCTGACGTGGTGGGGCAACGCCTGGGTGGACGCCCTGGAGGACTCGGCCCTCGACCAGGGCCGCCTCGCCCGCGGTCGCGCCTACGCGGACCGTGGCCACGTCGACGCGATCACGGTCACCCCGGGCCGCGTCGTCGCCTACGTGCACGGCTCGCGCCCCCGCCCCTACCGGGCCGAACTGCGCCTGCGCACCCTGCCGGAGGAGGCGTGGGACCGCTTCCTGGGCACGGCCGCGGCCCGCCCCGAGCACCTGGCGTCGCTCCTGGACAAGGACGTGCCGCACGCGCTGGCGGCGGCCGCCGATCTGCTGCCCACGGTCGACGACATCACCCCCGAGTGCACCTGCCCGGACCGCGGCCACCCCTGCAAGCACGCGGCGGCGCTCTGCTACCAGACGGCCCGGATCCTCGACGAGGACCCGTTTGTCCTGTTCCTGTTGCGCGGTCGCGGCGAGCAGGAGCTGCTGCGGGAGCTGACCCGGCGCAGCTCGGTGCACGAGGCGGAGGAGCGGTCCAAGGCGCGGGCCCCCGAGCTCGACTCGCTCCCGGCGAAGGACGCGTACGCGGGCGTGCGGGGCGGTCAACTGCCGCCACTTCCACCGGAGTTCCCGGCCCCGCGGTATCCCGAGCGCCCGCCCTCCTACCCGCAGGCGCCGGACGCCCCCGACCCGCTCGCGCTCGACCTGCTCGCCACGGAGGCGGGTGTCCGCGCCCACGCGCTGCTCACCACCGGTGCCGATCCGATCGCCCCGCTCTCCCCGTGGCAGGACGCGGTCCGGCTCGCCGCGGCCCACCCCGGTTCGGGCCTCACGGCGGCGACCCGCGCGCTGTACGCGTCGCTGTCCCGCGGCACCGGGCGTACGCCCACCGACCTGGCGCGTGCGGTCGCCGCCTGGCGCCAGGGCGGTCTTGAGGGCCTCTCGGTCCTGGAGGAGGAGTGGGACCCGCCGGCGGGCCCCTTCGACCGCGCCCGCCCCGCCCTCCTTGCCGTGGGCCACCCGGACTTCCGCCCCCACCGCAACCATCTGTCGACGGCGTCCGTCCAGCTCCGGCTGGGCCGCGACGGCTGGTGGTACGGGTACGAGTCCGATCCCGGGCGGGGCGAGTGGTGGCCCCGCGGGGAGCCGGGCCGTGACCCGGTGTCGGCGCTGGAGTCCCTACTGGGCGGCGGCTGA
- a CDS encoding peptidase, protein MISTTSCSTCGHASHTQFASPDLVGPIVSGRFDRARDPAWRQSGAATVEDYARWCGHLCGATCLRMALGPGAPSLFELRDGALKFGAYRVDAEGEIRGMIYAPAVEYVREVHGVDAAVHRTLRADEIGELLDAGRLVIASVHYAIRRPHEPAPGRGGHLVLVTARTPDGSGYHFHNPSGTDAATRTADLPVERFEEFFAGRGMSLAAIVGAGR, encoded by the coding sequence GTGATCTCTACGACCTCGTGCAGCACCTGTGGGCACGCCAGCCACACCCAGTTCGCCTCCCCCGACCTGGTCGGGCCCATCGTGTCCGGACGCTTCGACCGGGCGCGGGATCCCGCGTGGCGGCAGTCGGGCGCGGCGACGGTCGAGGACTACGCGCGCTGGTGCGGGCACCTGTGCGGGGCGACGTGCCTGCGCATGGCGCTCGGCCCCGGCGCCCCTTCCCTCTTCGAGCTGCGCGACGGGGCGCTGAAGTTCGGTGCGTACCGGGTGGACGCCGAGGGCGAGATCCGCGGCATGATCTACGCGCCCGCGGTGGAGTACGTACGGGAGGTGCACGGCGTCGACGCGGCGGTGCACCGCACCCTGCGCGCGGACGAGATCGGCGAACTGCTCGACGCGGGACGCCTGGTCATCGCCTCCGTGCACTACGCGATCCGCCGCCCGCACGAGCCGGCTCCCGGCCGCGGCGGCCATCTGGTCCTCGTCACGGCCCGCACACCGGACGGCTCCGGCTACCACTTCCACAACCCCTCGGGCACGGACGCGGCGACGCGCACGGCCGACCTCCCGGTGGAACGCTTCGAGGAGTTCTTCGCCGGGCGCGGCATGTCGCTGGCCGCGATTGTGGGGGCGGGGCGGTGA
- a CDS encoding pyridoxal phosphate-dependent aminotransferase, protein MEFRQSSKLSEVCYEIRGPVIEHANALEEAGHSVLRLNTGNPALFGFEAPEEIVQDMIRMLPQAHGYTDSRGILSARRAVAQRYQALGLDVGVDDVFLGNGVSELVSMAIQALLEDGDEVLIPAPDFPLWTAVTTLSGGKAVHYLCDEQSDWYPDLADMESKITDRTKAVVIINPNNPTGAVYPKEIIEGILDLARRHGLMVFADEIYDQILYDDAVHHTAATLAPDLVVLTFSGLSKTYRVAGFRSGWMVVTGPQQHARNYLEGLNMLASMRLCPNAPAQYAIQAALGGRQSIHELTAPGGRLLEQRDKAWEKLNEIPGVSCVKPKGALYAFPRIDPKVHKIVDDEKFVLDLLLREKIQVVQGTGFNWPSPDHFRILTLPYADDLDAAISRIGRFLSGYRQ, encoded by the coding sequence ATGGAGTTCCGGCAGTCGAGCAAGCTGAGCGAGGTCTGTTACGAGATCCGCGGCCCGGTGATCGAGCACGCCAACGCGCTGGAAGAGGCGGGCCACAGCGTGCTGCGCCTGAACACCGGCAACCCGGCGCTGTTCGGCTTCGAGGCGCCGGAGGAGATCGTCCAGGACATGATCCGGATGCTCCCGCAGGCGCACGGCTACACGGACTCGCGCGGGATCCTCTCCGCGCGCCGCGCCGTCGCCCAGCGCTACCAGGCGCTCGGCCTGGACGTCGGCGTGGACGACGTCTTCCTCGGCAACGGCGTGTCCGAACTGGTCTCGATGGCGATCCAGGCGCTCCTGGAGGACGGCGACGAAGTCCTCATCCCCGCCCCGGACTTCCCGCTCTGGACCGCCGTCACCACGCTCTCCGGCGGCAAGGCCGTCCACTATCTCTGCGACGAGCAGTCCGACTGGTACCCGGACCTCGCCGACATGGAGTCGAAGATCACCGACCGCACGAAGGCGGTCGTCATCATCAACCCGAACAACCCGACGGGCGCGGTGTATCCGAAGGAAATCATCGAGGGCATCCTCGACCTGGCCCGCCGCCACGGCCTCATGGTCTTCGCCGACGAGATCTACGACCAGATCCTCTACGACGACGCGGTGCACCACACCGCCGCGACCCTCGCCCCGGACCTCGTCGTCCTCACCTTCTCCGGCCTCTCGAAGACGTACCGCGTGGCCGGGTTCCGCTCCGGCTGGATGGTGGTCACGGGCCCGCAGCAGCACGCGCGCAACTACCTGGAGGGCCTGAACATGCTGGCCTCCATGCGCCTGTGCCCGAACGCGCCCGCCCAGTACGCCATCCAGGCCGCGCTCGGCGGCCGCCAGTCGATCCACGAACTCACCGCGCCCGGCGGGCGGTTGCTGGAGCAGCGCGACAAGGCTTGGGAGAAGCTGAACGAGATCCCCGGCGTCAGCTGCGTGAAGCCCAAGGGCGCGCTGTACGCCTTCCCGCGCATCGACCCCAAGGTGCACAAGATCGTGGACGACGAGAAGTTCGTCCTCGACCTGCTGCTCCGCGAGAAGATCCAGGTCGTCCAGGGCACCGGCTTCAACTGGCCGAGCCCGGACCACTTCCGCATCCTCACACTCCCGTACGCCGATGATCTCGATGCCGCGATCAGCCGGATCGGTCGCTTCCTGAGCGGATACCGTCAGTGA
- a CDS encoding winged helix-turn-helix transcriptional regulator codes for MPRRSYDQYCAAARALDAVGDRWTLLIVRELLAGARRYTDLHADLPGVSTDMLATRLKGMERDGIAVRRRLPPPASVYVYELTPRGRELLPVLQALGEWGAPGLAERRPTDAVRAHWLALPLSRQLEALGESGAVEVRVDEGVFHVRLGGEPVYGEGAYPDGEPDVRLTLEAEVCGEVARGAVGLVEAVRGGRVAVVGEGALAKALRDGTS; via the coding sequence ATGCCACGCCGAAGTTACGACCAGTACTGCGCCGCAGCCCGCGCCCTCGACGCCGTCGGGGACCGCTGGACCCTCCTGATCGTGCGCGAACTCCTCGCCGGGGCGCGCCGCTACACGGACCTGCACGCCGATCTGCCGGGTGTGAGTACGGACATGCTGGCCACGCGTCTGAAGGGCATGGAGCGGGACGGCATCGCCGTGCGCCGGCGACTGCCCCCGCCCGCTTCCGTGTACGTGTACGAACTCACCCCGCGAGGCCGGGAGTTGCTGCCCGTGTTGCAGGCGCTGGGGGAGTGGGGCGCGCCGGGCCTCGCCGAGCGGCGGCCCACCGACGCGGTGCGGGCGCACTGGCTGGCGCTGCCGTTGTCCCGGCAGTTGGAGGCGTTGGGGGAGTCGGGCGCGGTGGAGGTCCGGGTCGACGAGGGGGTGTTCCATGTCCGGCTGGGCGGGGAGCCCGTGTACGGGGAGGGGGCGTACCCGGACGGGGAGCCGGACGTGCGGCTGACCCTGGAGGCCGAGGTGTGCGGCGAGGTCGCCCGCGGCGCGGTCGGTCTGGTCGAGGCGGTGCGCGGCGGGCGCGTCGCCGTGGTGGGCGAGGGCGCGCTGGCGAAGGCGCTTCGTGACGGGACTTCGTGA